In Harpia harpyja isolate bHarHar1 chromosome 12, bHarHar1 primary haplotype, whole genome shotgun sequence, a single window of DNA contains:
- the LOC128148681 gene encoding AP-1 complex subunit sigma-3 isoform X7 codes for MIHFILLFSRQGKLRLQKWYMTLPDKEKKKIVREIVQIILSRNQKTSSFVDWKDLKLVYKRYASLYFCCAIEDQDNELLTLEVVHRYVELLDRYFGNVCELDIIFNFEKAYFILDEFIIGGEVQETSKRSAVKAIEDSDMLQETVEEYMNKPAF; via the exons ATACACTTTATACTGCTCTTCAGTCGGCAGGGGAAATTAAGGCTTCAGAAATGGTATATGACGCTACCtgataaagagaagaaaaagatcgTTCGAGAAATTGTTCAGATTATTTTGTCTCGCAATCAAAAAACAAGTAGTTTTGTTGACTGGAAAGATCTCAAGCTTGTTTACAAAAG GTATGCCagtttgtatttttgttgtgCAATAGAAGACCAGGATAATGAGCTCCTGACACTAGAGGTCGTTCATCGATATGTAGAGCTTCTGGACAGATACTTTGGAAAT GTGTGCGAGCTGGATATTATCTTCAATTTTGAAAAAGCTTATTTTATTCTTGATGAGTTTATAATTGGTGGAGAAGTACAAGAGACTTCAAAGAGGTCTGCAGTGAAAGCCATAGAAGACTCTGACATGTTGCAGGAG acaGTGGAAGAGTACATGAACAAGCCTGCATTTTAA